A genomic stretch from Salvelinus namaycush isolate Seneca chromosome 25, SaNama_1.0, whole genome shotgun sequence includes:
- the LOC120019935 gene encoding repetitive proline-rich cell wall protein 2-like, translating into MGAPNKDPSHLPPFSSDLHLPPFSSDLHLPPFSSDLHLPPFSSDLHLPPFSSDLHLPPFSSDLHLPPFSSDLHLPPFSSDLHLPPFSSDLHLPPFSSDPSHLPPFSSDPSHLPPFSSDPSHLPPFSSDPSHLPPFSSDPSHLPPFSSLQTLHTYRPSLQTLHTYRPSLQTLHTYRPSLQTLHTYRPSLQTLHTYRPSLQTLHTYRPSLQTLHTYRPSLQTLHTYRPSLQTLHTYRPSLQTLHTYRPSLQTLHTYRPSLQTLHTYRPSLQTLHTYHPSLQTLNTYHPGQYTTETSYTPILNQAEPPKSPTTQETSYTPILNQVEPSISPTTQETSFTRIPNQVKPPITPTTQETSYTHTKPKKTGRKSCHL; encoded by the exons ATGGGAG CTCCAAATAAAGACCCTTCACACCTACCACCCTTCTCCTCAGACCTACACCTACCGCCCTTCTCCTCAGACCTACACCTACCGCCCTTCTCCTCAGACCTACACCTACCGCCCTTCTCCTCAGACCTACACCTACCGCCCTTCTCCTCAGACCTACACCTACCGCCCTTCTCCTCAGACCTACACCTACCGCCCTTCTCCTCAGACCTACACCTACCGCCCTTCTCCTCAGACCTACACCTACCGCCCTTCTCCTCAGACCTACACCTACCGCCCTTCTCTTCAGACCCTTCACACCTACCGCCCTTCTCTTCAGACCCTTCACACCTACCGCCCTTCTCTTCAGACCCTTCACACCTACCGCCCTTCTCTTCAGACCCTTCACACCTACCGCCCTTCTCTTCAGACCCTTCACACCTACcgcccttctcttctcttcagaCCCTTCACACCTACCGCCCTTCTCTTCAGACCCTTCACACCTACCGCCCTTCTCTTCAGACCCTTCACACCTACCGCCCTTCTCTTCAGACCCTTCACACCTACCGCCCTTCTCTTCAGACCCTTCACACCTACCGCCCTTCTCTTCAGACCCTTCACACCTACCGCCCTTCTCTTCAGACCCTTCACACCTACCGCCCTTCTCTTCAGACCCTTCACACCTACCGCCCTTCTCTTCAGACCCTTCACACCTACCGCCCTTCTCTTCAGACCCTTCACACCTACCGCCCTTCTCTTCAGACCCTTCACACCTACCGCCCTTCTCTTCAGACCCTTCACACCTACCGCCCTTCTCTTCAGACCCTTCACACCTACCACCCTTCTCTTCAGACCCTAAACACCTACCACcctggccaatataccacg GAGACCAGCTACACCCCCATCCTCAACCAGGCTGAACCCCCGAAATCCCCCACCACCCAGGAGACCAGCTACACCCCCATCCTCAACCAGGTTGAACCCTCGATATCCCCCACCACCCAGGAGACCAGCTTCACCCGGATCCCCAACCAGGTTAAACCCCCAATAACCCCCACCACCCAGGAGACCAGCTACACCCACACCAAACCAAAGAAGACGGGGAGAAAGTCCTGTCACCTTTAA